From the genome of Rhizobium binae, one region includes:
- a CDS encoding DUF2269 family protein has product MLEGWLLLAHVIGATVLFGTGAGIAFFMVMAHRTRDPVLIAHVAGTVVIADTVFTATAAILQPVTGYLLARTIGWDLTEGWIALSLLLYVFTGVFWLPVVWIQIRLRDLARAAAVSGTVLPPSYFGLYRIWFAFGFPAFAAVLGILWLMLTKPALF; this is encoded by the coding sequence ATGCTGGAAGGATGGCTGCTTCTTGCCCATGTCATCGGCGCGACCGTGCTCTTCGGCACCGGCGCCGGCATCGCCTTCTTCATGGTGATGGCGCATCGCACGCGCGATCCGGTCCTGATCGCCCATGTCGCCGGAACTGTCGTCATCGCCGATACGGTCTTCACCGCAACGGCGGCCATTCTCCAGCCGGTAACCGGTTATTTGCTGGCGCGAACGATCGGCTGGGACCTGACGGAAGGCTGGATTGCGCTGTCGCTGCTGCTTTACGTATTCACCGGCGTCTTCTGGCTGCCGGTCGTCTGGATTCAGATCCGGCTGCGCGATCTCGCCCGCGCCGCTGCGGTGTCGGGCACGGTCCTGCCGCCGTCCTATTTCGGCCTTTACCGCATCTGGTTCGCTTTCGGCTTTCCGGCCTTCGCAGCCGTCCTCGGCATTCTCTGGCTGATGCTGACGAAGCCGGCGCTATTTTAG
- a CDS encoding LysE family translocator: protein MPLDTFFALVLFAFTTSITPGPNNMMLFASGVNFGFRRTIPHMFGIGAGFFLLLIGVGLGLGALLHAMPMVYTVLKFAGGTYLVWIAWKIASSRSLSEGGSSAAPMSFLSAAAFQWVNPKAWVMAVTAMATYTNPELYLISVMIVGLAFAVVNVPSVSTWAGFGSALRDWLSDPVRLKWFNITMAVLLVVSLWPMLK, encoded by the coding sequence ATGCCGCTGGATACTTTTTTCGCCCTCGTTCTCTTCGCCTTCACGACGTCGATCACGCCGGGGCCGAACAATATGATGCTCTTCGCGTCGGGGGTGAATTTCGGTTTCCGCAGGACGATCCCGCATATGTTCGGCATCGGCGCCGGTTTCTTCTTGCTGCTGATCGGCGTGGGCCTGGGGCTTGGCGCGCTGCTGCACGCAATGCCCATGGTCTATACGGTGCTGAAGTTCGCCGGCGGCACCTATCTCGTCTGGATCGCATGGAAGATCGCCTCCTCGCGTTCGCTGAGCGAAGGCGGGAGCAGTGCTGCGCCGATGTCCTTCCTTTCAGCGGCCGCCTTCCAGTGGGTCAACCCGAAAGCCTGGGTGATGGCGGTCACCGCGATGGCAACCTATACCAATCCCGAACTGTATCTCATCAGCGTGATGATTGTCGGCCTGGCTTTCGCGGTCGTCAACGTGCCGAGCGTTTCGACCTGGGCAGGCTTCGGCTCGGCGCTGAGGGATTGGCTTTCCGATCCGGTGCGGTTGAAATGGTTCAACATCACCATGGCGGTGCTTTTGGTGGTAAGCCTCTGGCCGATGCTAAAATAG
- a CDS encoding aldo/keto reductase, whose protein sequence is MQDDPIPTVKFPNGTEVPALGQGTWAMGEDAGHAKAEMESLRAGIDLGMTLIDTAEMYGDGGAEEIVGQAIKGRRDEVFVVSKVYPWNASLKGTIEACEHSLERLGTDRIDLYLLHWRGSHPLAETVGAFEMLKASGKIGAWGVSNFDTDDMEELIGVPGGANVAANQVLYNLSRRGIEFDLLPWCQSRGIPVMAYSPIEQGHILHHPELIHIAKAYQATPAQLALAFLLERDGVIVIPKTSNAERVAENRDCVSLEVTEEDWQALDAAFPPPAKKKPLEML, encoded by the coding sequence ATGCAAGATGATCCGATCCCCACTGTCAAATTTCCGAACGGCACGGAAGTGCCGGCGCTTGGCCAGGGAACCTGGGCCATGGGCGAGGATGCCGGCCATGCGAAGGCCGAAATGGAAAGCCTGAGAGCCGGCATCGATCTCGGCATGACGCTGATCGACACGGCCGAAATGTATGGCGATGGCGGCGCCGAGGAGATCGTCGGTCAGGCGATCAAGGGGCGGCGCGACGAGGTCTTCGTTGTCAGCAAGGTCTATCCCTGGAATGCCAGCTTGAAAGGCACGATCGAGGCCTGCGAGCACAGTCTCGAACGGCTTGGCACCGACCGCATCGATCTCTACCTTCTGCATTGGCGCGGCAGTCATCCGCTGGCCGAGACCGTTGGCGCCTTCGAAATGCTGAAAGCGTCAGGAAAGATCGGCGCCTGGGGCGTCTCCAACTTCGACACCGACGATATGGAGGAACTCATCGGAGTGCCGGGCGGCGCCAACGTCGCCGCCAACCAGGTGCTCTACAATCTTTCCCGCCGCGGCATCGAGTTCGATCTCCTGCCCTGGTGCCAGAGCCGCGGCATTCCCGTGATGGCCTATTCGCCGATCGAGCAGGGACATATCCTGCATCATCCCGAACTCATTCACATCGCCAAGGCCTATCAGGCAACCCCCGCGCAGCTGGCGCTCGCCTTCCTGCTCGAACGCGACGGCGTCATCGTCATCCCGAAGACGTCGAATGCCGAACGCGTGGCGGAGAACCGGGACTGCGTTTCGCTTGAGGTCACCGAAGAGGACTGGCAGGCGCTGGACGCCGCCTTCCCGCCGCCGGCAAAGAAAAAGCCGTTGGAGATGCTGTGA